In one window of Mauremys reevesii isolate NIE-2019 linkage group 22, ASM1616193v1, whole genome shotgun sequence DNA:
- the LOC120388668 gene encoding gap junction delta-2 protein-like, whose protein sequence is MGEWTILERLLEAAVQQHSTMIGRILLTVVVIFRILIVAIVGETVYEDEQTMFMCNTLQPGCNQACYDQAFPISHIRYWVFQIILVCTPSLCFITYSVHQAAKQRDRRYSFLYPLLETDARKARGANGILVHNPEGSAKEEPDCLEVKELPSTPRRPPKSAKVKRQEGISRFYIIQVVFRNALEIGFLAGQYFLYGFTVPGIFECDRYPCLKAVECYVSRPTEKTVFLVFMFAVSGICVLLNLAELNHLGWRKVKTAVRGARARRKSVCEGRRKDLSALAPVPPLGRTQSSESAYV, encoded by the coding sequence GATCCTGCTGACGGTGGTCGTCATCTTCCGGATCCTGATCGTGGCCATCGTGGGCGAGACGGTGTACGAGGACGAGCAGACCATGTTCATGTGCAACACGCTGCAGCCGGGCTGCAACCAGGCCTGCTACGACCAGGCCTTCCCCATCTCCCACATCCGCTACTGGGTCTTCCAGATCATCCTGGTGTGCACGCCCAGCCTCTGCTTCATCACCTACTCCGTGCACCAGGCGGCCAAGCAGCGGGACCGGCGCTACTCCTTCCTCTACCCGCTGCTGGAGACGGACGCCCGCAAGGCCCGCGGCGCCAACGGCATCCTGGTGCACAACCCCGAGGGCTCGGCCAAGGAGGAACCCGACTGCCTGGAGGTCAaggagctgcccagcaccccccggcGCCCGCCCAAGAGCGCCAAGGTGAAGCGGCAGGAGGGCATCTCCCGCTTCTACATCATCCAGGTGGTTTTCCGCAACGCGCTGGAGATCGGCTTCCTGGCGGGCCAGTACTTCCTGTACGGCTTCACCGTGCCGGGCATCTTCGAGTGCGACCGCTACCCCTGCCTCAAGGCGGTGGAGTGCTACGTCTCCCGGCCCACCGAGAAGACCGTCTTCCTGGTCTTCATGTTCGCCGTCAGCGGGATCTGCGTCCTGCTCAACCTGGCCGAGCTCAACCACCTGGGCTGGCGCAAGGTCAAGACGGCCGTGCGGGGGGCGCGGGCGCGGCGCAAGTCTGTCTGCGAGGGGCGCAGGAAGGACCTCTCGGCGCTGGCCCCGGTGCCGCCGCTGGGGCGGACCCAGTCCAGCGAGTCCGCCTACGTGTGA
- the NOP53 gene encoding ribosome biogenesis protein NOP53: MAAPTEAPGGAAASGFLGFRAESRDPGAPGKRRPRGGRHRKKGWKRWAGPEARLGRELGAFLEDVGLQQRAAGGLVAEKPDESLFFLDTGSEEKDRELNRGKEKPLRIDLILQPDSKVPAPKDILAHQVPNGKKLKRKQRLWEKLAERGVVPREQRLLLARLQHAQPATAEPSHGQQGAGAQPAGGFYDIWSDTNPLDRPLAGQDAWFLEQTKKQRVRRPARLETKPSELPAVEVIPAGGSYNPTFESHQALLLQAHEVELRRQKAEEKLQRQLRFPTAAEAPTQATTFREQCEGLLEESADEGGEEEAPDEPPAPGAPPPLAPLREKKTEQQRRREKEAKFLEARRLGEKAARCRRQELFQLRSIRLQVKRREAELLRRRRARLAKRRAEATKPRRLGRLKYEDPDLEVQLSTELAESLRTLKPEGSILRDRFKSLQRRNLIEPRERARFKRKYRLKYVEKRAFREVTL, from the exons ATGGCGGCGCCCACGGAGGCTCCCGGCGGCGCGGCCGCCTCGGGCTTCCTGGGCTTCCGGGCCGAGTCCCGCGATCCCGGCGCCCCCGGCAAGCGGCGCCCCCGGGGCGGCCGCCACCGCAAGAAGGGCTGGAAGCGCTGGGCGGGGCCCGAGGcgcggctgggccgggagctgggcGCCTTCCTGGAGGACGTGGGGCTGCAGCAGCGCGCGGCCGG GGGCCTGGTGGCCGAGAAGCCGGACGAGAGCCTCTTCTTCCTGGATACGGGCAGTGAGGAGAaag ACCGCGAGCTGAACCGAGGCAAAGAGAAGCCCCTGCGGATAGACCTCATCCTGCAGCCGGATTCCAAGGTGCCGGCTCCCAAAGA cattttggcccACCAGGTCCCCAACGGGAAGAAGCTGAAGCGGAAGCAGCGGCTGTGGGAGAAGCTGGCGGAGCGAGGCGTGGTGCCCCGAGAGCAGCGCCTCCTCCTGGCCCGCCTGCAGCACGCGCAGCCAGCAACCGCGGAGCCCTCGcacggccagcagggggcgggagCCCAGCCGGCTGGGGGCTTCTACGACATCTGGTCAGACACAA ACCCGCTCGACCGGCCGCTGGCCGGGCAGGACGCCTGGTTCCTGGAGCAGACCAAGAAGCAGAGAGTGCGG CGCCCCGCCAGGCTGGAGACGAAGCCGTCGGAGCTGCCGGCCGTGGAAGTCATCCCCGCGGGGGGGTCCTACAACCCCACGTTCGAGTCCCACCAg GCGCTGCTGCTCCAGGCCCACGAGGTGGAGCTCAGGCGGCAGAAGGCCGAGGAaaagctgcagaggcagctgcgATTCCCCACGGCGGCCGAGGCCCCCACCCAG GCGACGACCTTCCGGGAGCAGTGCGAGGGGCTGCTCGAGGAGTCGGCTGACGAGGGGGGCGAGGAAGAGGCGCCCGAtgagcccccagcccccggggCCCCCCCACCTCTGGCCCCCTTGCGTGAGAAGAAAACAGAGCAGCAGcgcaggagggagaaggaagcCAAATTCCTG GAGGCCCGGCGGCTGGGCGAGAAGGCGGCGCGGTGCCGGCGGCAGGAGCTCTTCCAGCTCCGCTCCATCCGGCTGCAGGTGAAGCGGCGCGAGGCCGAGCTGCTGCGCCGGAGGCGGGCGCGGCTGGCGAAGAGACGGGCTGAGGCCACCAAGCCCCGGAGGCTGGGCAGGCTGAA ATACGAAGACCCCGACCTGGAGGTGCAGCTGAGCACGGAGCTGGCCGAGTCCCTGCGGACGCTGAAG CCCGAGGGCAGCATCCTGCGCGACCGCTTCAAGAGCCTGCAGAGGAGAAACCTGATTGAGCCCCGCGAGCGAGccag GTTCAAGAGGAAATACCGGCTGAAGTACGTGGAGAAAAGGGCCTTCCGCGAAGTCAC GTTGTAA